Proteins co-encoded in one Bacteroidales bacterium genomic window:
- the groL gene encoding chaperonin GroEL (60 kDa chaperone family; promotes refolding of misfolded polypeptides especially under stressful conditions; forms two stacked rings of heptamers to form a barrel-shaped 14mer; ends can be capped by GroES; misfolded proteins enter the barrel where they are refolded when GroES binds) codes for MAKEIIFDIKAREALKKGVDALSDAVKITLGPKGRNVIIDKKYGAPQVTKDGVSVAKEIELKEPVENMGAQLVKEVASKTADIAGDGTTTATVLAQAIITTGLKNVTAGANPMDLKRGIDKAVTVIIDKLKSQSRAIKKNNIIDKAEVIFKEVKDKKQELSYTDKVKVINEIVAVDEISQVGSISSNNENEIGVTISYAMSKAGHEGVITIEEAKGTETTVKVVEGMQFDRGYISPYFVTDTDKMETVFETPYILIYDKKISVMKDFLPILEKVVQTGRPLLIIAEEVEGEALATLVVNKLRGSLKIAAVKAPGFGDRRKAMLEDIAILTGGTLISEETGYKLEDAELSYLGQAEKVVVDKDNTTIVSGKGEPGQIKARVAQIKTQIENTTSDYDREKLQERLAKLSGGVAVIQVGAASEVEMKEKKDRFDDALNATRAAVEEGIVPGGGVAYIRTINTLEKLKGDNEDEEIGIAIIKRSLEEPLRQIVENAGLEGSVIVQRVREGKDDFGFNAHTEKFENLFKSGVIDPTKVTRVALENAASIAGMFLTTACVISDIKEDTPPPMMNPGMGGMGGMM; via the coding sequence ATGGCAAAGGAAATTATTTTTGATATTAAGGCCCGTGAGGCGTTAAAAAAAGGAGTTGATGCTCTTTCAGATGCTGTAAAAATCACTCTTGGACCCAAAGGGCGCAATGTCATTATTGACAAAAAATATGGGGCACCTCAGGTTACTAAAGATGGAGTCTCCGTTGCAAAAGAAATTGAACTGAAAGAACCCGTTGAAAACATGGGTGCTCAACTCGTAAAAGAAGTTGCTTCAAAAACTGCAGATATTGCCGGAGATGGAACAACAACAGCTACTGTTTTGGCTCAGGCAATTATAACTACCGGCTTAAAAAATGTTACAGCTGGTGCAAACCCCATGGATCTCAAACGTGGCATTGACAAGGCTGTAACTGTAATTATTGACAAACTTAAAAGCCAGTCCAGAGCAATTAAAAAGAACAACATTATTGACAAAGCAGAAGTTATCTTTAAAGAAGTTAAAGATAAAAAACAGGAGTTAAGCTATACCGATAAAGTTAAAGTCATAAATGAAATTGTTGCAGTAGATGAAATTTCTCAGGTTGGCTCCATTTCTTCAAACAATGAAAATGAAATCGGGGTAACTATTTCTTATGCAATGTCTAAAGCCGGGCATGAAGGTGTTATTACTATTGAAGAAGCCAAAGGCACAGAAACAACTGTTAAGGTTGTGGAAGGTATGCAGTTCGACAGGGGCTATATTTCTCCTTATTTTGTTACCGACACAGACAAAATGGAGACAGTTTTCGAAACTCCTTACATATTGATTTATGACAAGAAAATATCGGTAATGAAAGATTTTCTTCCGATCCTTGAAAAAGTAGTACAAACAGGTCGTCCGCTTTTGATAATTGCTGAAGAAGTTGAAGGAGAAGCTTTGGCAACTTTAGTAGTTAATAAATTGCGTGGCTCATTAAAGATTGCAGCTGTTAAAGCTCCGGGTTTTGGAGACAGAAGAAAAGCTATGCTGGAAGATATCGCTATCTTAACAGGTGGAACACTTATTTCGGAAGAAACAGGTTACAAACTTGAAGATGCTGAACTATCATATCTCGGACAAGCAGAAAAAGTGGTTGTTGATAAAGACAATACAACAATTGTTAGCGGAAAAGGCGAACCAGGACAAATTAAAGCCAGAGTAGCACAAATTAAAACACAGATTGAGAATACTACATCAGATTATGACCGTGAAAAATTGCAGGAACGCCTTGCAAAATTATCAGGCGGTGTAGCTGTGATTCAGGTTGGTGCAGCCAGTGAAGTGGAAATGAAAGAAAAGAAAGACCGTTTTGACGACGCCTTAAATGCAACCCGTGCCGCCGTTGAAGAAGGTATAGTTCCCGGAGGCGGAGTTGCATATATCCGTACTATTAACACTCTGGAAAAACTTAAAGGAGATAATGAAGATGAAGAAATTGGCATTGCAATTATTAAAAGGTCATTAGAAGAACCTTTGCGGCAAATTGTTGAAAATGCAGGACTGGAAGGTTCTGTTATAGTGCAGCGAGTAAGAGAAGGAAAAGATGATTTCGGGTTCAATGCTCATACTGAAAAATTTGAAAACCTTTTCAAATCAGGCGTTATTGACCCGACTAAAGTAACAC
- a CDS encoding co-chaperone GroES, whose translation MTKNLGTPLKDRVLIEPAPAEEKTAGGIIIPDTAKEKPQKGTVVAVGKGKKDEPMTLKTGDQVLYGKYSGTEVIIDGKSYLIMREDDIYMVI comes from the coding sequence ATGACAAAAAATTTAGGAACGCCCTTAAAAGACAGGGTTCTTATAGAGCCAGCTCCTGCTGAAGAAAAAACTGCTGGTGGAATCATTATACCTGACACAGCAAAAGAAAAACCTCAGAAAGGTACTGTGGTAGCTGTTGGAAAAGGAAAAAAAGACGAACCTATGACACTTAAAACAGGTGACCAAGTTCTTTACGGAAAATATTCAGGTACTGAAGTCATTATTGATGGAAAATCATATCTGATAATGCGTGAAGATGATATTTATATGGTGATTTAA
- the secG gene encoding preprotein translocase subunit SecG, whose translation MGAYIVISVLIFIICILLILIVLVQNSKGGGLASNFSSSNQFMGVRKTADFLEKATWTLAIALVVLSLVSIFVIPRANKDATIDTELREQINNEQPVDYTPAPTGNN comes from the coding sequence ATGGGAGCATATATTGTAATTTCTGTACTCATTTTTATAATTTGTATTTTGCTAATATTGATTGTTTTAGTTCAAAATTCAAAAGGTGGTGGGCTTGCCTCCAATTTTTCATCATCTAATCAGTTTATGGGTGTTAGAAAAACAGCCGATTTTCTTGAAAAAGCCACATGGACCCTTGCTATTGCACTCGTTGTGTTGAGCTTAGTATCAATTTTTGTTATACCTAGAGCCAACAAAGATGCAACTATTGATACCGAACTCAGAGAGCAGATTAATAACGAACAACCTGTTGATTATACCCCTGCACCCACAGGGAACAACTAG
- the lptE gene encoding LPS assembly lipoprotein LptE — MKQKVIIILLFSMICTIQSCKINYSFTGASIPPEIKTISIHYIKNNASLVKPTLSQQLTEALRNRFSSQTNLVPVNSVGDFDLSGEITNYYTSPTAIQGDQTAALNRLSITINIRFVNKYDEKQNYEASFMRYADYPSSQTLSSVENEIVEQIIEYLVDDVFNKTAVNW; from the coding sequence ATGAAGCAAAAAGTAATAATTATATTGTTATTCAGTATGATTTGTACAATACAATCATGCAAAATAAATTATTCCTTTACCGGCGCATCCATTCCCCCCGAAATCAAAACTATTTCCATCCATTATATTAAAAACAATGCATCCCTTGTAAAACCGACATTAAGCCAACAGTTAACAGAGGCCCTGCGTAATCGGTTTAGCTCCCAAACAAACCTGGTTCCGGTTAATTCCGTTGGCGATTTTGACCTTTCGGGAGAAATAACAAATTATTATACTTCGCCAACGGCTATTCAGGGAGATCAAACTGCAGCTCTAAACCGTCTATCAATAACTATTAATATTCGCTTTGTTAATAAGTACGATGAAAAACAAAATTACGAAGCCAGTTTTATGAGATATGCTGACTATCCCAGCTCTCAAACCCTTTCCAGCGTTGAAAACGAGATAGTAGAACAAATTATTGAATATCTCGTTGATGATGTATTTAATAAAACTGCCGTTAATTGGTAA